The window AAGAGGCGGCGGACATCATCCTCCTGGAAAAGAGCCTGATGGTGCTGGAGGAGGGCGTGCTCGAAGGGCGCCGGACTTTCGCCAACATGCTCAAGTACATCAAGATGACCGCCAGTTCCAACTTCGGCAACGTGTTCTCGGTGCTGGTGGCCAGTGCGTTCATTCCGTTCCTGCCGATGCTGCCGATGCACCTGCTGGTGCAGAACCTGCTCTATGACATTTCGCAGATCGCCATTCCGTTCGACAACGTTGACGAGGAAATGCTGAAGAAACCACAACGCTGGCAGCCGGGTGATGTCGGTCGGTTCATGCTGTTCTTCGGGCCGATCAGTTCGATCTTTGACATCACTACGTTCGCCTTGATGTGGTACGTGTTTGATGCCAACACCCCGGATCACCAGACGCTGTTCCAGTCCGGCTGGTTCGTGGTCGGGTTGCTGACCCAGACGCTGATCGTGCACATGATCCGTACGCCGAAGATTCCGTTCCTGCAAAGCCGTGCAGCGATGCCGCTGCTGGTGATGACCGGGATCATCATGGCGGTGGGGATCTTCCTGCCGATGGGGCCGCTGGCGCATTACTTCAAACTGCAGGCGTTGCCATCGCTGTACTTCGTGTTCCTGCCGGTGATTCTGCTGGCGTACATGGCGCTGACTCAGGCGGTCAAAGGTTTCTACATCCGCCGGTTCGGCTGGCAGTAATGCTGCCCCTGTAGGAGTGAGCCTGCTCCGGGCGGCGTTCCGACGATAGCAATCTGTCTGTCAAGATTTCCAGCGCCCGACACACCGCTATCGCGAGCAGGCTCACTCCTACAGAGATCGCGTGTTTTTCAAGGATTTCATCATGCAAGCCATCAACAACCTCAACCTCGATTCCCTGCTCGACACCCTGGTCAGCCTCAGCGCCGCCTTCATCCTCGGCGGCCTGATCGGCTTCGAGCGCCAGTACCGGCAACGCACCGCCGGCCTGCGCACCAACGTGCTGGTGGCGGTCGGTGCGGCGATTTTCGTCGACATGGCCAACCGTCTCGCCGGTGCCGAAGGCGCAGTGCGGGTGGTCGCCTACGTGGTTTCCGGCATCGGTTTTCTCGGTGCCGGGGTGATCATGCGCGAAGAAGGCAACGTCCGTGGCCTCAACACCGCCGCCACCCTTTGGACCTCGGCGGCGGTCGGCGCCTGCGCCGGTGCCGACCTGCTCGCCGAAGCCGTGCTCGGCACGCTGTTTATCCTCGCCGCCAACACCTTGCTGCGGCCGATCGTCAACAACATCAACCGTCAGCCACTGGACGTGGTCTCGGCCGAAGTCACCAACATCGTCTACGTCATCGCCCGGCGCTCACAGCAAACGGCTGTGTTTGCCTTGCTCGAAGCGGAACTGGAACGCAGCAACTATCCGGCCAGCGATGTCGACGTACACGCGTTTGGTGCCGATGAAATCGAGATCGAAGCGACACTGGCGACCACTTCGGTCGATGGTGATGAACTGGATGCACTGGTCGCGCGGATCTCGACTTCGGCGCTGGTGGTGCAGGCGTTCTGGAGTCCGAGTACAACCGAGTAGGCTCCGCTTGGGCGTATCCCACGTGCCCACAGGATTAATCTGGCAGTCCACGACTTTGATCTTGCCGGTTTTTGCGAGGTTTCCGGCCGCTTTTAAGAATTTTCCTACAGAGGTTTTAAATGGGGGTGAGTAGCGTGGTCAGCACCTTTTCCCACGCTGTTAAATCCTATGTCCTACAAATACTGGCGAGTGGTCATTGCCGAAGAGCAGAGTGTTCTGCAAGGCAGGATCGCGAAGATCTTCAACGAACTGGGCTACCCGAATCTCACACCGGTGCATTCTTTTCGTGAATTGCTGGCCTTGACTCACTACGCCCATGACCCGTTCCAGCGCTTTGATCTGATGGTGATCAACGGTGAGTTGATCGCCGCTGCCGGTGTCGACCCGGTGCGCTTTTTTCAGAGCAATTCACAGATTCGCCACTGTGTCATTCACGATGCGCGGCGCGGTCAGCCGCAGACCGAGACGATTTACGCCAACCATCAACGCCAGTTGTATCTGACCCGCACACCGGATCGACAGACGCTGGGTGCACTGCTGGCGCAGCTTGATGTTTATAAGACAAGCAACCTCCCGGTGCCGCTTGCGGCTGCGTCCATGTACCCGGTAGATCTCGGTTGATTGTTCGGTTTTTAGGAAAAGTCCTACAGAACCTACCGTTGAGCTTGCGTAGTCTTGCCGCACTCAGAACCCTGCCTCTCTGGAGATTGAGCATGACCAACAAAGCCCTGCGTATCCTGATCGCCGATCCGCAGCACTTCCACCGGATGAAAATCGAGCGCCTGTTCAATGGTCTCGATTATTACCGCGTGGCCCCGGTGCAGAACCTCGCCGAACTGCTGACGCTGGTCGACTACGGTTGTGAACCGTTCGATGCCGTGGTCATCGACGCCGGTCTGGCGGCAGGTTCGCTGGATCTGCTGGGGTTCTTCCTCGATAACCCACAGGTGCGTCATGCGTTGATCTACAACGAACCCTCGGCGCCGCTGCAGGCGATTTCAGGTTTCGCTCAGGACAATGTGCTGATCAGTCATGTGCCGTTACCTAATGAACAGGCAATCAGGCACTTGATGGCTCACGTCGATGTTTCGCAGTGGAAGGCGGAGCCAGCAGTGCAGCGTCGGGCGTATGCATAGAAATACGCTGACCGCAACTGTCAGACCTGACAGGTGATTCACTTTCCGTTCCGTGCAACAGTCACTGCGCAGCCACTGAGTCCGGATCGATCCACGCCGGTGGCCTCATCGTTAGAACCTGCCCCGGGAGTGGCCATGAAGTCAGCGCTGATCGTCGATGATCATCCGGTGGTGCGCGCTGCCATCCGCATCGTGCTGAAAGCCGAAGGTTTCAAGGAAGTCCATGAAACGTCCAATGGCAACGAGGTGTTGCAACTGATCCGCACGCACAAACCCCGGCTGGTGGTGCTCGATCTGCGTTTGCCGAGCCTTGACGGCCTGGAAGTACTGACGCGGATCAAAGCCAACGAGCTTGACTGTCGCGTCCTCGTTTTCAGTTCCCACGACCCCTTGTTTTACCAGGAGCGTTGTCTGCGCGCCGGGGCCATGGGCTACGTGACCAAAACCAATCAATTGGAACAACTGCACAAAGCCATTCAGGCGGTGATGTCGGGTTACACCTATTTTTCTGCGATGCCGGACAATGTCAGCACGTTGAATGCTGTGCAAACCACGGAAAAGCAGATGATCGATCAGCTCTCCGATCGCGAATTGAGCATTTTCGAGCAACTGGGTCAGGGTAAGGCCAACAAGGCGATTGCCGAAGAGATGCACCTGAGCCACAAGACCATCAGTACCTACAAAACCCGTCTGATGAAGAAGCTCGGGGTGAGTTCAGCGGTGCACTTGCGCGATTTCGCCAAGCGCAATCATTTGATCTGAGCGGCCGGGCATGATCCGCGTCGTTCAGATTGGCGGGTTGTGGCTGAGCCTCGTGGTCTCGAGCTGGGCCAATGAAATGCCAAAGGTGCTGGAGGTCCTGACCCGCGCCAGCGTGGAACCGGTCGAGGTTCGCCTGGACGAACAGGATCGGCAATGGCTGCGTCAGCATCCGGTGCTGCACATGGGCATTTCCGGGCCGGATTACCCACCGTTCGAGATCACTCGTAATCAGCATGAGCTGGAAGGGCTCACGGCCGATTACGCCGACCTGCTGGCGCAACTGCTCGGAACCGATATTGAAGTGCGGCGCTATGCCAACCGGGATTTGGCGATGGCAGCACTCAAGCGCGGCGACCTCGAACTGTTGGGCACGTCCAACAGTTTCGAGACCGCCGATCCTGCGTTCGTTCTGTCCCGCGCCTACGCTGAAGATCAGCCGATGCTGGTGACCCGGCTCGACGAAACGATGCCCGAAGATCTCGCGGGCAAGCGCGTCGCCATGGTCGAAGATTATCTGCCACTGGCGATCGTGCAGGCGTTCTACCCCGAAGCGAGTGTGCAGCGTTATCCCTCGGCGATGGACGCTCTCGGCGCCGTGGCATTCGGCGCCGATGAGGTGTATCTGGGCGACTTCATCAGTGCCAACTATTTGATCAACACCAATTATCGCAACGACCTGCATCTGGCCGGGCCGGCAGGGCTTGATGCCAACCCGTTCGGCTTTGCGTTGTTGCGCAGCGAGGTGCGCCTCAAGCGTATCGTCGACAAGGCATTGGCGAGCATTCCGATGGAGCATCGACAACGCATAGAACAGCGCTGGAGCGCCGGACCTGCCGAAATGGCGGGACAGGCAAGGGTGCAACTGAGTGCCGCCGAACAGCATTGGCTGGCGCAACATCCGGTGGTGCGCGTGGGCGGCATCGAAGACTTCGCGCCGCTGACTTTTTTCGATGCCGATGGCCGATTCAACGGGCTGTCGGCGCAACTGCTGAGCCTGATCAGTCAACGCAGCGGACTGAATTTCGACATCGTGCGTGGCGTCTCGCTGGATCGCCAGATCACGCAGTTGCAGGCCGGTGAACTGGATGTGCTGCCCGTGGTGACACCCAGCAGTGAACGGGAAAGCGAACTGCAATTCACCCGCGCTTATCTGAACAACCCGTTCGTGCTGGTCAGTGCAGTCACGGTGCAGAGCCCGCGCACGCTTGACGATCTGGTGGGCAAACGTCTGGCCATTTATCGCGGTCATCCGTTGCGCGAATACCTGCAGGGGCGCGTACCGCGCATACGTTTTGTCGAAGTCGCAAGCCCCGCCGAAGGCATGGCGCAGGTTGCCAAAGGACAGGTCGATGCCACCGTAAGCTCATTGCTGGTGGCGCGATATCTGATCGCCCGTCACTACCGCGAACGTCTGCGCATCACCAGCACCGTCGGCGATCAACCGGCACGTATTGCACTGGCCACTGCGCCGCAGGCGGCAGTGCTGCACTCGATCCTGAATAAAGCCCTGCTGAGTATCGCTCCGCAACAGATGGACGAATTGGTTGAACGCTGGAGCCATGATGTGGTGGTCGATGACAGCTATTGGTTGCGTCATCGCCGCGAGATCCTCCTCGGATTTTTTGGTGCGGCGGGCTTGCTGGTACTGGCACTGGGCTGGATCGGATTTCAGCGCTGGCAGATCCGTCAGCGTCAGCAGTGGTTGCAGCAATTGCAGCAAGCCAAGGAAGCGGCAGATGACGCCAACCGGGCCAAGACCACGTTTCTGGCGACCATGAGCCATGAAATCCGTACACCGATGAATGCGTTGATCGGCATGCTCGAACTGGCCTTGAAACGGGCCGATGAAGGCGTGACCGATCGCCTGGCAATTCAAGTGGCCTCCAACGCCGGACAACAACTGCTGGCATTGATCGGCGACATTCTGGATATCGCCCGTATTGAAACCGGGCATCTGTCTCTGGCCCCTGAGCGGGTCAACCTGCGTGAACTGGTGATGTCGGTCTGCCGGGTGTTCGAGGGGCTGGCGCGGCAAAAGCGCTTGCTGTGGCATATCGAACTCGATGGGCGCAGCGACGTCGATGTGTTGATTGACCCGACACGCTTCAAACAAGTGCTGTCGAACCTGCTGAGCAATGCCATCAAGTTCACTGAACAGGGCGAGGTGAGTCTGCGGCTTGCGCTGACGGTTACGTCCACCGAGTACGTGGCGGTGAAGGTGCTCATCGAGGACAGCGGGATCGGCATCAGCGCGCAGGATCGGCAGCGGTTGTTCAGTCCGTTCGTGCAAGCGAGTCATACCGCGCAACCGCTGCGTAGCGGCGCCGGGTTGGGCCTGGTAATCAGCCGCAGTCTCTGCGAAATGATGGGCGGTGCGTTGCGCCTGGACAGCGAGCAGGGTTACGGCACGCAAGTTGAAGTCAGCCTCGAACTGCCGCTGCTGGCCACACTCGCGCAAGCTCCAGCGCACGTTGCAACACGGGTCGCTGCTGCATGCTCACTGAACGTTCTGGTGGTCGACGATCATCCGGTGAACCGTTTGTTGTTGTGCTGGCAGTTGAGTGAGCTTGGCCATCGCACGGTTGATACCGAGGACGGCCACGCCGGGCTGGAGCGTTGGCGGGCACAGCCGTTCGATGTGGTGATCACCGATTGCAACATGCCCCGGCGCAACGGCTACGAACTGGCTATGGCCATTCGTGAGGAGGAAGCGGCGAGCGGGCAGGCGCCTTGTCTGATTCTCGGCTTTACCGCCAACGCACAGGTCGAGGAGAAGGTGCGTTGCCTCGATGCCGGCATGGACGAATGCCTGTTCAAACCGATTCGCTTGCACGATTTGCAGCAGGCGTTGAATGGCGCCAGCCATGGCGAAATAGCGGTCGAGCCGATCGAGGAAGATCACCTGACAGAAATTGATCTGAGTACGCTGGAACAGATGGCCGGCAGCGATCGCTCGCTGATCGAGCGCTTGCGAGAGGAAGTGCTGAGTAGTCTGCACCGCGACCTGCTGCGACTGGACGATCTGCTCCATGAGCGTGACCGCGAAGGGCTGCGCGAACTGGCCCACCATATCAAGGGTGGCGCGCAGATGGTCGGGGCGGCGCGGGTGGTATCGGCCTGCGCTGATCTGGAGCAGGCCTGCCGCGAGGCCGAAGCCGTGGCCATGGGGCTGGCGATTGATACGCTGCGCGCGGCCATGCATGGCCTCGCGCAACGCCTTCAGGTCTGAGCCGTCAATCCCAGAGGGGCGCAATGCCTTTCGGGCTGGTCAGGCGATGGCCGCGATCGAGCGTGGCGATTTGCGCCATGTCGGCTTCGCTCAGCGTCAGTGCCGTGGCGCCAAGGTTGCTTTGCAGGTTGGCGCGCCGGGTCGACGATGGAATCACCGCGTAACCCGATTGCATGGCCCAGGCGAGCGTGACTTGCGCCGGGGTGGCATGCAGGCGTTCAGCGATCTGCAGGATCAGTGGGTCCTTGAGCACTTCGCCGTATGCGAGGGTCATGTACGAGGTGATGTGGATGCCCTGGCTCTTGGCGAATTCGACCACTTTGCGGTTTTGCAGGTACGGGTGCAGTTCGATCTGGTTGGTCGCGATGTGGTCGGCACCGACGGCAGCAATCGCCTGTTTCATCAGGTCGATGGTGAAATTGGAAATGCCGATCTGCCGGGTCAGGCCCAGACGCTTGGCCTCCAGCAGCGCGCTCATGAATTCTTCGACAGGCACCTGATCGTCCGGCGATGGCCAGTGGATCAGGGTCAGGTCGAGGTAATCGGTCTGCAATTTTTGCAGGCTCTCCTTGAGGCTCTCGATCAAGCGATCCCCGGCAAAATTGGCGACCCAGATCTTGCTGGTGATGAACAGTTCTTCGCGAGGGATACCGCTGACGGCGATGGCCTGGCCGACATCGGCTTCGTTTTCGTAGATCTGTGCGGTGTCGATGACCCGGTAGCCGAGCTCAAGGGCGGTGCTCACCGAATCGATGACCACCTGGCCTTGCAAGCGAAACGTACCAAGACCGAAAGCGGGAACAGACATGAAGGACTCCAGGGTTGCAGTGGGAATGGGCAGGAGTATCCGCGTCTGTTTCCGTGAGAAAAACCGTCGGGGGGGCAAAGCACCTTTGACCTCAGGTCATGAATCTTTTCCGGGATCCGTGCTGTCCGGGCTGGCCTCATCGCTGGCAAGCCAGTTCCCACAGGGTTCTCGGGTGTTCGCAAAAACCGAGTTCACTGGAGATCCCTGTGGGAGTCGGGCTTGCCCGCGATGGCGGCGCCTCGGTTTTGAGTCTGCCCGCGAACGCACTGTTCTTCAGATAGAACGCTGAGATCGGTTTTTGCCGTCTAGTGCATTAATGGTCATGGATTTAAGCTCAATCCATTGCGTCACTCACTGATTTGGAGCCCACCATGAAAAACATCATCGGTATCTACACCAGCCCTCGCGGCCATTGGGTCGGCGATGGGTTTCCGGTACGCACACTGTTTTCCTACGACAACCTGGGCCAACACATCAGCCCGTTTCTGCTGCTCGATCACGCCGGGCCTGCCGAATTCACGCCAACCAGCGAGCGGCGCGGCGTGGGGCAGCATCCACACCGTGGTTTTGAAACCGTGACGATTGTTTATGACGGTGAAGTGCAGCACCGCGACTCCACCGGCAGCGGCGGCACCATTGGCCCTGGCGATGTGCAATGGATGACCGCCGCTTCCGGAATCCTCCATGAGGAATTCCATTCGGATAACTTCGCCCGGACTGGCGGCAAGCTGGAAATGGTTCAACTATGGGTCAATCTGCCGGCCAAGGACAAAATGGCTGCGCCGGGTTATCAGACAATCCTCGATGGTGACATTCCGAGCATTGCACTGAAGGACAACGCCGGCAGCCTGCGCTTGATCGCTGGTGAGTTCGATGGCCATAAAGGCCCATCGCGGACCTTTACGCCAATCGATGTGTGGGATCTGCGGCTGAACGCCGGCAAGTTGCTGACGCTGGATCTGCACGAGGGGCGTAATACTGCACTGGTGGTGCTCAAGGGTTCGGTGCAGATCAATGGACAGGAATCAGCGGAGCAAGGGCAACTGGCGTTGTTCGAACGCGATGGCCGGCAACTCACACTCCAGGCGAGTCAGGATGCGGTGGTGCTGTTGCTCAGTGGCGAGCCGATCGACGAGCCGATTGTCGGTCACGGGCCGTTCGTGATGAACACCGAGCAGGAAATCCATCAGGCCTTCGCCGACTTCCAGTCCGGGCGCTTTGGCCGGATGCACGGCTGATCCCGCCATTACACTCACCCTGTGGGAGCGAGCCTGCTCGCGAAGGCGTCATGTCAGTCAATGCACCTTTGACTGATCCACCGCTTTCGCGAGCAGGCTCGCTCCCACACTTCGTTTTGTGGTGTTTTTGCGCGGGTGTTCATCCTCTGAAATCAATTGCTCCTACACTGTCCCAATCTGTGCGATCTTCTCGCGATTGGCCCTCGTCGGAGTTGTTTGATGCTGTCTCTGCTGACTGAACACCCGTTGTTTTGCGCATTGATCCTGATCCTCCTCGATCTCGGTCTGTGGCGCCTGATCAGCTCCCATGGCAGTGAATGGAAACTGCTGGTGCGGGTGCTGATTTTCACTTTGTTCAGCATCCTGCTGTTCAACGAAGGCCTCAACCCGATGGAACCTGCGCCATGGGCCGACAACGTGCCGTTGCACCTGGCGGCGACCGGGTTGCAGATCGGCTGGTGGCTGTTCGGCGCACGCACCCTGACGGTGTTGATCGGCGCGGTGATGATGCAGCGGGTCGGGCACACCGGGCGGCTATTGCAGGACTTGCTCGGCGCGGTGATTTTCCTCATTGCGATTATCGCGGCACTCGCCTATGTGCTGGATCTGCCGGTCAAAGGCGTGCTGGCGACGTCCGGCGCACTGGCGATCATCGTCGGCCTGGCCTTGCAAAGCACTTTGAGCGACGTGTTTTCCGGGATCGTCCTCAACACCACCAAGCCTTATCAACTGGATGACTGGATTTCCATCGACGGCACCGAAGGCCGGGTCACCGATATCGATTGGCGCGCCACACGCCTGCAAACCAGTCAGGGCAGCATGGCGGTGATTCCCAACTCGCTGGCGGCCAAGGCCAAGATCATCAACTTCAGCCGGCCGAGCAACATGTTCGGCGTCGCGGTCAGCGTGCAGGTCAGCCCGCATGCGCGGCCCAACTCGGTGATCGATGCACTGGAGCGGGCGATGCAGGGCTGTCGGCAGTTGCTCGACACACCTGCGCCGAGCGTCGCACTGAAAAGCTCCGGCAGCAGTGGCGCGGAATACGAAATCAGTGGTTTCGTCGCCTCGA of the Pseudomonas sp. Seg1 genome contains:
- a CDS encoding MgtC/SapB family protein, producing the protein MQAINNLNLDSLLDTLVSLSAAFILGGLIGFERQYRQRTAGLRTNVLVAVGAAIFVDMANRLAGAEGAVRVVAYVVSGIGFLGAGVIMREEGNVRGLNTAATLWTSAAVGACAGADLLAEAVLGTLFILAANTLLRPIVNNINRQPLDVVSAEVTNIVYVIARRSQQTAVFALLEAELERSNYPASDVDVHAFGADEIEIEATLATTSVDGDELDALVARISTSALVVQAFWSPSTTE
- a CDS encoding chemotaxis protein CheY, encoding MTNKALRILIADPQHFHRMKIERLFNGLDYYRVAPVQNLAELLTLVDYGCEPFDAVVIDAGLAAGSLDLLGFFLDNPQVRHALIYNEPSAPLQAISGFAQDNVLISHVPLPNEQAIRHLMAHVDVSQWKAEPAVQRRAYA
- a CDS encoding response regulator transcription factor; translation: MKSALIVDDHPVVRAAIRIVLKAEGFKEVHETSNGNEVLQLIRTHKPRLVVLDLRLPSLDGLEVLTRIKANELDCRVLVFSSHDPLFYQERCLRAGAMGYVTKTNQLEQLHKAIQAVMSGYTYFSAMPDNVSTLNAVQTTEKQMIDQLSDRELSIFEQLGQGKANKAIAEEMHLSHKTISTYKTRLMKKLGVSSAVHLRDFAKRNHLI
- a CDS encoding transporter substrate-binding domain-containing protein translates to MIRVVQIGGLWLSLVVSSWANEMPKVLEVLTRASVEPVEVRLDEQDRQWLRQHPVLHMGISGPDYPPFEITRNQHELEGLTADYADLLAQLLGTDIEVRRYANRDLAMAALKRGDLELLGTSNSFETADPAFVLSRAYAEDQPMLVTRLDETMPEDLAGKRVAMVEDYLPLAIVQAFYPEASVQRYPSAMDALGAVAFGADEVYLGDFISANYLINTNYRNDLHLAGPAGLDANPFGFALLRSEVRLKRIVDKALASIPMEHRQRIEQRWSAGPAEMAGQARVQLSAAEQHWLAQHPVVRVGGIEDFAPLTFFDADGRFNGLSAQLLSLISQRSGLNFDIVRGVSLDRQITQLQAGELDVLPVVTPSSERESELQFTRAYLNNPFVLVSAVTVQSPRTLDDLVGKRLAIYRGHPLREYLQGRVPRIRFVEVASPAEGMAQVAKGQVDATVSSLLVARYLIARHYRERLRITSTVGDQPARIALATAPQAAVLHSILNKALLSIAPQQMDELVERWSHDVVVDDSYWLRHRREILLGFFGAAGLLVLALGWIGFQRWQIRQRQQWLQQLQQAKEAADDANRAKTTFLATMSHEIRTPMNALIGMLELALKRADEGVTDRLAIQVASNAGQQLLALIGDILDIARIETGHLSLAPERVNLRELVMSVCRVFEGLARQKRLLWHIELDGRSDVDVLIDPTRFKQVLSNLLSNAIKFTEQGEVSLRLALTVTSTEYVAVKVLIEDSGIGISAQDRQRLFSPFVQASHTAQPLRSGAGLGLVISRSLCEMMGGALRLDSEQGYGTQVEVSLELPLLATLAQAPAHVATRVAAACSLNVLVVDDHPVNRLLLCWQLSELGHRTVDTEDGHAGLERWRAQPFDVVITDCNMPRRNGYELAMAIREEEAASGQAPCLILGFTANAQVEEKVRCLDAGMDECLFKPIRLHDLQQALNGASHGEIAVEPIEEDHLTEIDLSTLEQMAGSDRSLIERLREEVLSSLHRDLLRLDDLLHERDREGLRELAHHIKGGAQMVGAARVVSACADLEQACREAEAVAMGLAIDTLRAAMHGLAQRLQV
- the dkgB gene encoding 2,5-didehydrogluconate reductase DkgB, translating into MSVPAFGLGTFRLQGQVVIDSVSTALELGYRVIDTAQIYENEADVGQAIAVSGIPREELFITSKIWVANFAGDRLIESLKESLQKLQTDYLDLTLIHWPSPDDQVPVEEFMSALLEAKRLGLTRQIGISNFTIDLMKQAIAAVGADHIATNQIELHPYLQNRKVVEFAKSQGIHITSYMTLAYGEVLKDPLILQIAERLHATPAQVTLAWAMQSGYAVIPSSTRRANLQSNLGATALTLSEADMAQIATLDRGHRLTSPKGIAPLWD
- a CDS encoding pirin family protein translates to MKNIIGIYTSPRGHWVGDGFPVRTLFSYDNLGQHISPFLLLDHAGPAEFTPTSERRGVGQHPHRGFETVTIVYDGEVQHRDSTGSGGTIGPGDVQWMTAASGILHEEFHSDNFARTGGKLEMVQLWVNLPAKDKMAAPGYQTILDGDIPSIALKDNAGSLRLIAGEFDGHKGPSRTFTPIDVWDLRLNAGKLLTLDLHEGRNTALVVLKGSVQINGQESAEQGQLALFERDGRQLTLQASQDAVVLLLSGEPIDEPIVGHGPFVMNTEQEIHQAFADFQSGRFGRMHG
- a CDS encoding mechanosensitive ion channel family protein, translated to MLSLLTEHPLFCALILILLDLGLWRLISSHGSEWKLLVRVLIFTLFSILLFNEGLNPMEPAPWADNVPLHLAATGLQIGWWLFGARTLTVLIGAVMMQRVGHTGRLLQDLLGAVIFLIAIIAALAYVLDLPVKGVLATSGALAIIVGLALQSTLSDVFSGIVLNTTKPYQLDDWISIDGTEGRVTDIDWRATRLQTSQGSMAVIPNSLAAKAKIINFSRPSNMFGVAVSVQVSPHARPNSVIDALERAMQGCRQLLDTPAPSVALKSSGSSGAEYEISGFVASMGEKRVVRNQLFDLAYRHLQASGVNLLSTDESSAPTNLSRPRALLDSSPIFSTLRQEEKETFSQNMTLQSFRAGETILEAGEVSDHLFIIESGVVTVTLTRHGTPFESGRMGPGEVIGEAGILSDSSVPAKFAAKTFCALYRIEKTYLKPCLDARHDISDAMKTLLDYRLHKAQSLTEEAPVVVPKKGFLQWLRNRA